From the Leptolyngbya sp. O-77 genome, one window contains:
- a CDS encoding ABA4-like family protein: MLELLFNAANLFVLPFWALMIFLPNWGMTRRVMQSYLPFVALAGLYVYLFASNLTTTSAQDFASAQLADIARLFSNEAIAATGWVHYLVMDLFVGRWIYWEGQRTGVWTVHSLALCLFAGPMGLLSHLITNWLWRGKSPETVNAEAATPSSDAPQVGSST; this comes from the coding sequence ATGCTCGAACTCCTTTTTAACGCTGCTAACCTCTTCGTGCTGCCCTTCTGGGCGCTGATGATTTTCTTGCCAAACTGGGGCATGACGCGCCGGGTGATGCAGTCCTACTTGCCGTTTGTGGCGCTGGCGGGGCTGTATGTGTACCTGTTTGCCAGCAACCTCACTACGACCTCTGCCCAGGATTTTGCCAGCGCTCAGCTGGCGGACATTGCGCGGCTGTTTAGCAATGAGGCGATCGCCGCGACGGGCTGGGTGCATTATCTGGTGATGGATTTGTTTGTGGGCCGCTGGATCTATTGGGAAGGGCAGCGGACGGGTGTGTGGACGGTGCATTCGCTGGCGCTGTGCCTATTTGCCGGGCCGATGGGGCTGCTGTCGCACCTGATCACGAACTGGCTCTGGCGCGGCAAATCGCCGGAAACGGTGAACGCCGAAGCGGCGACTCCCTCTTCTGACGCACCGCAAGTCGGCTCTTCAACCTAA
- a CDS encoding acyl-CoA desaturase, which translates to MTIAPLTRQKPRYVVLLFMVGVHLGALLALLPGMFNWGAIALLVFLHWVTGGLGITLGWHRLVSHRSFQVPKWLEYVLVFCGTLSMQGGPLEWVGLHRHHHVHSDQERDHHDSGRGFWWSHMGWMFYDVPAMAETDRYTRDISGDPVYQFFQRHFFWIQVAFGGLLYLLGGWPFVVWGVFVRLVVVYHCTWLVNSATHRFGYRSHDSGDRSTNCWWVALLTYGEGWHNNHHAFQYSARHGLAWWEIDLTWATIVLLQKLGLATQVKLPHSKA; encoded by the coding sequence ATGACTATTGCTCCGTTGACTCGACAAAAGCCTCGATATGTTGTTCTGCTGTTTATGGTAGGCGTGCATTTGGGGGCGCTGCTGGCGCTGCTGCCAGGAATGTTTAACTGGGGGGCGATCGCCCTCCTCGTCTTCCTGCATTGGGTGACGGGTGGGCTGGGCATCACCCTGGGCTGGCATCGGCTGGTCAGCCACCGCAGCTTTCAAGTGCCCAAATGGCTGGAATATGTTCTGGTATTTTGCGGCACGCTGAGTATGCAGGGCGGCCCGCTGGAGTGGGTGGGGCTGCACCGCCATCATCATGTCCATTCTGATCAAGAGCGCGACCACCACGATTCCGGCCGCGGCTTTTGGTGGAGCCACATGGGCTGGATGTTCTATGACGTGCCCGCCATGGCCGAAACCGACCGCTACACCCGCGATATTTCCGGCGATCCGGTTTATCAATTCTTTCAGCGGCATTTCTTCTGGATTCAGGTGGCGTTTGGTGGGCTGCTCTATCTGCTGGGCGGCTGGCCGTTCGTAGTGTGGGGCGTGTTTGTGCGGCTGGTGGTGGTGTATCACTGCACCTGGCTGGTGAATAGCGCCACGCATCGCTTTGGCTATCGCAGCCACGATTCGGGCGATCGCTCTACAAACTGCTGGTGGGTGGCGCTGCTGACCTATGGCGAAGGCTGGCACAACAATCACCATGCGTTTCAATATTCCGCCCGCCACGGGCTGGCCTGGTGGGAGATTGACCTCACCTGGGCGACGATCGTGCTGCTGCAAAAACTGGGACTGGCCACTCAGGTCAAGCTGCCCCATTCCAAAGCCTGA
- a CDS encoding S8 family serine peptidase, producing the protein MSIEDKISPAFDPLLAERKSNEKIDAIVIYESPKLEDLPTLEELRSNKTRLSYLKERAKRQQAIQAQLFESYQTQGAKHFQSHEEPAIAQIGSGALPVAAVEVTRSSLPMLARHPNVVAILPNQRVRLIQPQDVSYELPDRQELEQGATWGLQYLEIPELWETTKGAGVRVAVLDTGVYGDHSALQDRVKEFVVIDPLGRTIKTSTSFDSDQHGTHVCGTIAGGQTPQGLAIGVAPEADLVVGGVLNGSGTTIALVRGLVWAVENGAQVINMSLGFSYYDPRFGLIFEELMQQYGIASVVAIGNSNHGNSCSPGNAYSAFAVGAVGRMSRNRADVAFFSSGASLVYPDPNHKLVTKPDIVAPGCNVYSCIPPEGESEGHEYAAMDGTSMATPHVSGAIALLMAAKPDVPTTEILKALCQTAKHPDGEKYRPDNRWGYGLIQPLEALKALNS; encoded by the coding sequence ATGAGCATCGAAGATAAGATCTCGCCTGCCTTTGACCCGCTGCTTGCCGAGCGAAAATCCAACGAAAAGATCGATGCAATCGTCATCTACGAATCTCCCAAGCTAGAAGACTTGCCGACGCTGGAGGAATTGCGGAGCAACAAGACGCGCCTCAGCTATCTCAAAGAGCGGGCCAAGCGTCAGCAGGCGATCCAGGCGCAACTGTTTGAGAGCTATCAGACCCAGGGCGCAAAGCATTTCCAGAGCCATGAGGAACCGGCGATCGCCCAGATTGGCTCTGGGGCGCTGCCCGTGGCAGCAGTCGAGGTGACTCGCAGTTCGCTGCCGATGCTGGCCCGCCATCCCAACGTGGTTGCCATTTTGCCCAACCAGCGCGTTAGGCTGATCCAGCCCCAGGACGTGTCCTATGAGTTGCCCGATCGCCAAGAACTAGAGCAAGGCGCAACCTGGGGACTGCAATATCTGGAAATTCCTGAATTGTGGGAAACGACCAAGGGCGCGGGCGTGCGTGTGGCCGTGCTGGATACGGGCGTTTATGGCGACCACTCAGCGCTCCAGGATCGGGTAAAAGAATTTGTGGTGATCGATCCCCTCGGTCGCACGATTAAAACTTCAACCAGCTTCGACAGCGACCAGCACGGCACCCACGTCTGCGGCACGATTGCAGGGGGGCAAACGCCGCAAGGACTCGCCATTGGGGTTGCGCCAGAAGCCGACCTAGTGGTGGGCGGCGTGCTGAATGGCTCTGGAACCACAATCGCCCTGGTGCGCGGCCTGGTGTGGGCGGTGGAAAACGGAGCGCAGGTGATCAATATGTCCCTTGGGTTCAGCTACTATGACCCTCGATTTGGGCTGATTTTTGAGGAACTGATGCAGCAGTATGGAATTGCCTCGGTGGTGGCGATTGGCAACAGCAACCACGGAAACTCCTGCTCTCCGGGAAATGCCTACAGCGCGTTTGCGGTCGGCGCAGTGGGGCGGATGTCTCGCAATCGGGCCGATGTCGCCTTTTTCAGCAGTGGAGCCAGCCTGGTCTATCCCGATCCCAACCATAAACTGGTGACTAAGCCTGATATCGTCGCCCCTGGCTGCAATGTGTATTCCTGCATTCCGCCGGAGGGCGAATCGGAAGGGCACGAGTACGCTGCGATGGACGGCACCTCGATGGCCACGCCGCACGTTTCTGGGGCGATCGCCCTGTTGATGGCAGCCAAACCCGACGTGCCTACGACCGAAATCCTGAAAGCCCTCTGCCAAACTGCCAAGCACCCCGATGGCGAGAAATATCGTCCCGACAACCGCTGGGGCTATGGTCTGATCCAGCCGCTAGAGGCGCTCAAGGCGCTAAATTCCTAG
- a CDS encoding alpha/beta hydrolase has protein sequence MGALKLDEPLPYSWAATPEGRESCTNDQRWLGGIVANAAPFSDWWAKARIVQLAYKPLDGETSTVYLGKPDPRAIADALHDELKAYAQAFDWAQCQERYPGFCRLVDEDYVINTLNRWKRREFTKAIGRNFEVYRYLGQAGKQGECGEWCTQNTFLVVSTASVSLAVERSLPNPKLFRPLFNVDELAEIIHQRKVRALTLRTHGYANPAGGFYKFLSDEANYLYARPKPGAEPTDTLGEDHLYIGYHWPSEQPVFNRGLMRDSMSNLEILMKFLGSLLLLSFIPSVVLIGITELAEKIDLVRDVGPQWHLAIAAGVFFLWLSLLMLLRSVVYQRDRYRAIHYGAPDLAEFFWRLDKSLKRLMLQDMGLPERDERAQLALKRDRKLVNLIGHSMGGLVLVNVLRVLSDRFGKDDQESNEDGLGDCLKLGKLILASPDIPLELLREGRNNYVRSAIRRCEQIYLMSSDRDIVLRYLSTLGNWFSEPSVEMSGLRLGNVFLPPNPEKEIQKTPRRKRRREQLKILLIRGAILTRQAVRPTSAYDLFENFSYLDCSKMKGVNAVALDLNPFTAIPIDAINTFFYLTGRIDVHGGYFFTYTPTFKLLPFLMQVTAPSEEDVRKELERFDERDTIRFLYRAIPTPGSVDIDTSVVESDERSDIAIGSSEAP, from the coding sequence ATGGGTGCATTGAAACTAGATGAGCCGCTTCCCTATAGTTGGGCGGCAACGCCAGAGGGGCGAGAGTCCTGCACGAATGATCAGCGCTGGCTGGGCGGCATTGTGGCCAACGCGGCCCCGTTTTCGGACTGGTGGGCCAAGGCGCGGATCGTGCAGCTTGCCTACAAGCCGCTCGATGGGGAAACTTCAACCGTGTATTTAGGAAAACCCGACCCCAGGGCGATCGCCGATGCGCTCCATGATGAACTCAAAGCCTATGCCCAAGCCTTTGACTGGGCCCAGTGCCAGGAGCGCTATCCCGGCTTTTGTCGGCTTGTAGACGAAGATTACGTCATCAACACGCTGAACCGCTGGAAGCGACGCGAGTTTACCAAGGCGATCGGGCGAAACTTTGAGGTGTATCGCTATTTGGGGCAGGCGGGCAAGCAGGGCGAATGCGGCGAATGGTGTACCCAGAATACGTTTCTGGTCGTCAGCACGGCATCGGTGTCGCTGGCAGTCGAGCGATCGCTCCCCAATCCCAAGCTGTTTCGCCCGCTGTTTAACGTCGATGAGCTGGCCGAGATCATCCACCAGCGCAAAGTCCGCGCCCTGACCCTGCGAACCCACGGCTACGCCAACCCAGCGGGCGGCTTCTACAAATTTCTCTCGGACGAAGCCAATTACCTCTATGCCCGCCCCAAACCTGGCGCAGAACCCACCGACACGCTGGGCGAAGACCACCTCTATATCGGCTATCACTGGCCCAGCGAACAGCCCGTTTTTAACCGGGGGCTGATGCGCGACTCGATGAGCAACCTGGAAATTTTAATGAAATTTCTGGGTAGCCTGCTGCTACTCAGCTTCATTCCCAGCGTGGTGCTGATTGGCATTACGGAACTGGCAGAGAAGATTGACCTTGTGCGGGATGTGGGGCCGCAGTGGCATCTGGCGATCGCCGCTGGGGTCTTCTTTCTGTGGCTGTCGCTGCTGATGCTGCTGCGGTCGGTGGTCTATCAGCGCGATCGCTATCGGGCGATTCACTATGGCGCACCGGATCTGGCGGAGTTTTTCTGGCGGCTAGATAAGTCACTAAAGCGGCTCATGCTCCAGGACATGGGACTGCCAGAACGAGACGAGCGGGCCCAACTGGCCCTCAAGCGCGATCGCAAACTGGTGAACCTGATCGGTCACAGCATGGGCGGACTGGTGCTGGTGAATGTGCTGCGCGTCCTGTCGGATCGCTTTGGCAAAGACGATCAGGAATCCAATGAGGACGGACTGGGCGACTGCCTCAAGCTAGGCAAGCTGATTCTGGCCTCGCCCGACATTCCGCTGGAGTTGCTGCGCGAAGGGCGAAACAACTACGTCCGCTCTGCCATCCGCCGCTGCGAACAGATTTACCTGATGTCGAGCGATCGCGACATTGTGTTGCGCTATCTCTCTACCCTGGGTAACTGGTTTAGCGAACCCAGCGTGGAAATGTCGGGGCTGCGCCTGGGCAACGTGTTTTTGCCACCCAACCCAGAGAAAGAAATCCAAAAAACGCCCCGCCGCAAGCGCCGCCGAGAGCAACTGAAGATTCTGCTGATTCGCGGCGCAATTTTGACTCGTCAGGCGGTGCGTCCCACGTCTGCCTACGATTTGTTTGAAAATTTCAGCTACCTGGACTGCTCCAAGATGAAGGGCGTGAACGCGGTTGCCCTGGATCTCAACCCGTTCACCGCGATTCCCATCGACGCGATTAATACATTCTTCTATCTGACAGGACGCATTGACGTACATGGCGGCTACTTTTTTACTTACACACCGACATTCAAGCTGCTGCCCTTTTTAATGCAGGTGACTGCGCCCAGCGAAGA
- a CDS encoding FAD-dependent oxidoreductase produces MPPLDYDLIILGGSLAAREAASAARALQARVALVEPDGAEAALRLETQHQALVQIGRLIEGRSRLAQMGLSAFSSPPAWAAVRQWAEVIATDLAEETSLSQVAAAGVDVVVGQGEFFRRPHLGVRAGERTLRSRAYLLAPGSRVLLPESGRFNAKVELKTLAQTSADLWNPALSHLPGRIAVWGDGAQAVELAQALHRLGSQVTLLLDLASNAVSHSGLPGGRLTPASRSRIACLDADLRRLLLASLEADGIAIYPADTLTQVHSHAGTVKLALPDGAQTVDCLLNATEPVPDWDGLNLEAANIRLEADGLRVYPTLQTFNARIFACTSPRAARQQAQLAVRNAVFLPNRHLRPELLPMVIATQPAIASIGLTEAEAREVASQRGRDRHGAEVVVQTLPFKLNPKASMQAAPTGFCKLIARRNGRILGLHLAGLDAEEALSTVAIALQEHCRVRSLAQLPIAASPSTADILRQTAIAWQQQRLAQQPRLQDWLETWQEIRRSRSRWTQL; encoded by the coding sequence ATGCCCCCTCTCGACTACGACCTGATCATCCTCGGCGGCTCTCTGGCAGCGCGAGAAGCGGCGAGCGCCGCACGGGCACTGCAAGCAAGGGTAGCCCTGGTAGAACCGGACGGAGCCGAAGCAGCGCTACGTCTAGAAACACAACATCAGGCCCTCGTGCAGATCGGGCGCTTGATAGAGGGGCGATCGCGCTTGGCGCAGATGGGGCTATCGGCGTTTTCGTCGCCGCCAGCGTGGGCAGCGGTGCGGCAATGGGCAGAGGTCATAGCAACCGACTTGGCAGAAGAGACCTCACTCTCGCAGGTGGCAGCGGCGGGCGTGGATGTGGTGGTGGGGCAGGGCGAATTTTTTCGACGGCCCCATCTGGGCGTGCGGGCAGGAGAGCGAACGCTGCGATCGCGGGCCTATTTGCTGGCTCCAGGAAGTCGGGTGCTGCTGCCAGAGTCCGGGCGCTTCAATGCTAAGGTTGAACTGAAGACCCTTGCCCAGACTTCGGCAGATTTATGGAATCCTGCCCTGTCCCACCTGCCTGGGCGAATTGCCGTCTGGGGAGACGGCGCACAGGCCGTAGAACTGGCGCAAGCGCTGCATCGACTGGGCAGCCAAGTGACGCTGCTGCTGGATTTGGCCTCGAATGCTGTAAGCCACAGCGGGCTTCCTGGTGGACGGTTGACACCCGCCTCGCGGAGCCGAATTGCCTGTCTCGATGCTGACCTCCGCCGCCTGCTGCTGGCCTCGCTGGAAGCAGACGGCATCGCAATCTACCCGGCGGACACGCTGACCCAGGTTCATTCCCACGCCGGAACCGTGAAGCTGGCGTTGCCGGACGGGGCGCAGACGGTGGATTGCTTGCTCAACGCAACGGAGCCTGTGCCCGACTGGGACGGGCTAAACCTGGAAGCGGCAAATATTCGCCTAGAGGCAGACGGGCTGCGGGTTTACCCAACGCTGCAAACCTTTAATGCGCGAATCTTTGCCTGCACCAGCCCCCGCGCCGCCCGCCAGCAGGCCCAGCTTGCCGTCCGCAATGCTGTGTTTTTGCCCAACCGCCACCTGCGCCCAGAACTGCTGCCGATGGTGATTGCAACGCAGCCCGCGATCGCCAGCATTGGGCTGACCGAAGCCGAGGCTCGCGAGGTTGCTTCGCAACGCGGGCGCGACCGCCACGGGGCAGAGGTAGTTGTGCAAACGCTGCCGTTCAAACTCAACCCCAAAGCGTCCATGCAAGCGGCTCCTACTGGATTCTGCAAACTCATCGCCCGCCGCAATGGTCGCATCCTCGGTCTGCACCTGGCGGGGCTGGATGCCGAAGAAGCGCTGTCTACGGTGGCGATCGCCCTCCAGGAACACTGCCGAGTGCGATCGCTTGCCCAGCTACCCATTGCCGCTTCCCCCAGCACCGCAGACATCTTGCGGCAAACGGCGATCGCCTGGCAACAGCAGCGCCTCGCCCAGCAGCCCCGCCTGCAAGACTGGCTCGAAACCTGGCAAGAAATCCGGCGATCGCGCTCCCGCTGGACACAGCTTTAG
- a CDS encoding (Fe-S)-binding protein encodes MQTSEPPISFSNLNPTADLPGFDAQEPPDPKLIDACVHCGFCLATCPSYRVIGKETDSPRGRIYLMDAINEGDAPLAASTVQHFDSCLGCLACVTTCPSGVQYDKLIAATRPQIERNFERSLPMRLLRRLIFSLFPYPNRMRLLMRPVELYQKSGLQKLVRSLGILPQLAPQLAAMEALLPPLSPQAFQDRLPEFVPAKGKARYRVGLILGCVQRLFNPEVNEATVRVLTANGCDVVIPKAQGCCGALSHHQGQEQQAQALARQMMDTFERAKVDFVLINASGCGHTLKEYGHILKGDAAYGDRAQAFVQTVKDVQEFLAEVGLTAPLHPLQDGPLTLVYQDACHMLHGQKISLQPRQLLRQIPGVQLREPIDAALCCGSAGVYNILQPEVAEELGRQKVTNLLNTGASVIASANIGCFVQISHHLERQGKSVPVLHPMQLLDCSIRGVGV; translated from the coding sequence ATGCAAACCTCTGAGCCGCCCATTTCCTTTAGCAACCTCAACCCGACGGCCGACCTGCCAGGGTTTGACGCGCAGGAGCCACCCGACCCCAAGCTAATTGATGCTTGCGTTCATTGCGGTTTTTGCCTGGCGACTTGCCCCAGCTATCGGGTGATTGGTAAAGAAACCGACTCGCCCCGCGGCCGGATTTATCTAATGGACGCGATTAACGAGGGCGACGCACCGCTGGCGGCCAGCACGGTACAGCATTTTGATAGCTGCCTGGGCTGTTTGGCCTGCGTCACCACCTGTCCCTCTGGGGTGCAATATGACAAGCTGATCGCCGCGACGCGCCCGCAGATTGAGCGTAACTTCGAGCGATCGCTCCCCATGCGTCTGCTGCGCCGCCTGATCTTCTCACTGTTTCCCTATCCCAACCGAATGCGGCTACTCATGCGGCCCGTGGAGCTATACCAAAAATCGGGCTTGCAAAAACTCGTGCGATCGCTCGGCATTTTGCCCCAACTTGCGCCCCAGCTTGCGGCAATGGAGGCACTCTTACCGCCCCTCTCGCCCCAAGCGTTTCAAGATCGCCTGCCAGAATTTGTCCCTGCCAAGGGCAAGGCGCGGTATCGCGTCGGGCTGATTCTCGGCTGTGTGCAGCGGTTATTTAACCCAGAGGTGAACGAGGCGACGGTGCGCGTGCTAACGGCCAATGGCTGCGATGTAGTAATTCCCAAGGCGCAGGGCTGCTGCGGCGCACTGTCGCACCACCAGGGACAAGAGCAGCAGGCCCAGGCTCTAGCGCGGCAGATGATGGACACCTTCGAGCGAGCAAAGGTGGATTTTGTGCTGATCAACGCTTCTGGCTGTGGGCACACGCTGAAGGAATACGGGCACATTTTGAAAGGGGATGCAGCCTATGGCGATCGCGCTCAAGCCTTTGTGCAAACCGTCAAAGATGTCCAGGAATTTCTCGCCGAAGTCGGGCTAACGGCCCCGCTGCATCCCCTGCAAGACGGCCCGCTGACGCTGGTATATCAAGACGCTTGCCATATGCTGCACGGGCAGAAAATCAGCCTGCAACCGCGCCAGCTTTTGCGGCAAATTCCCGGTGTGCAGCTTCGGGAACCCATCGATGCCGCCCTCTGCTGCGGCAGCGCGGGCGTGTACAACATTCTGCAACCCGAAGTAGCCGAGGAACTGGGGCGGCAAAAAGTGACCAATCTGCTCAACACGGGCGCATCGGTTATTGCCTCTGCCAACATTGGCTGCTTCGTGCAAATCAGCCACCACCTAGAACGCCAGGGCAAGTCGGTTCCTGTGCTGCACCCGATGCAGTTGCTCGACTGCTCGATTCGCGGTGTGGGGGTGTGA